TATGGCCGATCCAGCGGTTACTGCATCGACCCCATCGAGAAAAAACCGCTGAATCATTTCCTGCCGGGCACGCCGGTCCTCTCTTTCGGGACCGCCGGCTGCAATCTGGCCTGCAAGTTCTGCCAGAACTGGGACATCAGCAAGTCGCGCGAGACCGACACGCTGGCCGATGCCGCCACGCCGGAGAAGATCGCGCGCGTGGCGCAGCAGCTCGGCTGCAGGAGCGTCGCCTTCACCTACAATGATCCCGTGGTGTTCATGGAATACGCCATTGATACGGCCCAAGCCTGCCATGAGCGCGGCATCAAGGCCGTGGCGGTCACGGCCGGTTATATCTGCCCGGAGCCGCGGGCGGAGTTGTACCGCCACATGGATGCCGCCAATGTCGATCTGAAGGCCTTCACCGAGGAGTTCTACTGGAAGATCACCGGCAGCCATTTGCAGCCGGTGCTGGAAACGTTGATCTATCTGAAACGAGAGACCAGGGTCTGGTTCGAGATCACGACGTTGCTGATCCCCGGCGAAAACGACGGCGACGCGGAACTGGAGGCGCTGACGCAATGGGTCATGGAAAACCTGGGGCCGGACGTGCCGCTGCATTTCACCGCATTTCACCCCGACTGGAAGATGCTGGATCATGCCGCCACTCCGCCCGCCACCCTGAGCCGCGCGCGGGACATCGCCATCAAGAACGGCCTGCGATACTGCTACACCGGCAACGTCCACGATGAGCGGGGCGGCAGCACTTATTGCCATCAGTGCGGCACGAAATTAATCGGGCGCGATTGGTATGTGATGACCCATTGGGCATTGACCGAAGACGGCCACTGCCGTCAATGCGGCGCCGCATGCGCCGGCGTGTTCGAAGGCAGGCCCGGCCAGTGGGGGGCGAAGCGCGTGCCGGTGCGGCTGGCCGATTACGCAAGCTGATTGTGGGAAATACGCCAAAGCCCGTGTCTGGCGGGACGGGCGTGTTTAATCAATAAGAAAGGAGCAGGGGATGACTTACCGGCATATTCGCCCGCCCGCGGGCGGCGCCAAGATAGCGATCAAGGACGGCAGGCTGGCCGTGCC
This DNA window, taken from Gammaproteobacteria bacterium, encodes the following:
- the amrS gene encoding AmmeMemoRadiSam system radical SAM enzyme: MGMSATVPTRYWHRLEDGRVQCDVCPRACKMHDGQRGLCFVRANENDQVVLTTYGRSSGYCIDPIEKKPLNHFLPGTPVLSFGTAGCNLACKFCQNWDISKSRETDTLADAATPEKIARVAQQLGCRSVAFTYNDPVVFMEYAIDTAQACHERGIKAVAVTAGYICPEPRAELYRHMDAANVDLKAFTEEFYWKITGSHLQPVLETLIYLKRETRVWFEITTLLIPGENDGDAELEALTQWVMENLGPDVPLHFTAFHPDWKMLDHAATPPATLSRARDIAIKNGLRYCYTGNVHDERGGSTYCHQCGTKLIGRDWYVMTHWALTEDGHCRQCGAACAGVFEGRPGQWGAKRVPVRLADYAS